The Quadrisphaera sp. DSM 44207 genome window below encodes:
- a CDS encoding DUF1028 domain-containing protein yields the protein MTSSIVARDPEAGMMGVVTQSQAFAVGSSVPFAVPGLGVVATQSMGEPMYGELGLDMLRGGLTAREALTALRTVDPHPERRQVAVAGVTGEVVVYTGSGCVAAAGHQVGEDCAALANTVASPAVWEAMVASFTASTGLLSQRLLGALHAAEDAGGDIRGRRSAAVAVVRARTTGRPWHDTVVDLRVDDSPDPVTELDRLVARRVRYQQVVRAFSQALDDEAGAADRALDQLRDQDPLTEPDQVLWRAVVAALAGREEVARGLLEDLGGVAPQFLEVARRFSSAGLVPAEVVERILPPAGHER from the coding sequence GTGACCTCCTCGATCGTGGCCCGGGACCCCGAGGCCGGGATGATGGGCGTGGTGACCCAGTCGCAGGCGTTCGCGGTGGGCAGCAGCGTGCCCTTCGCCGTGCCGGGGCTCGGCGTGGTGGCCACCCAGTCGATGGGCGAGCCGATGTACGGCGAGCTCGGGCTGGACATGCTGCGCGGCGGGCTGACCGCGCGGGAGGCGCTGACCGCGCTGCGCACCGTCGACCCCCACCCCGAGCGCCGCCAGGTCGCGGTGGCCGGGGTGACGGGGGAGGTGGTCGTCTACACCGGGTCCGGGTGCGTCGCCGCGGCGGGTCACCAGGTCGGCGAGGACTGCGCGGCCCTGGCCAACACGGTGGCCTCGCCCGCGGTGTGGGAGGCGATGGTGGCGTCCTTCACCGCCTCCACCGGGCTGCTGTCCCAGCGCCTGCTCGGCGCGCTGCACGCCGCCGAGGACGCCGGCGGTGACATCCGCGGGCGCCGGTCCGCGGCGGTGGCGGTGGTGCGGGCGCGCACCACCGGGCGGCCCTGGCACGACACCGTGGTCGACCTGCGCGTCGACGACTCCCCGGACCCGGTGACCGAGCTCGACCGGCTGGTCGCCAGGAGGGTGCGCTACCAGCAGGTCGTCCGCGCGTTCTCCCAGGCCCTGGACGACGAGGCCGGTGCCGCCGACCGCGCGCTGGACCAGCTGCGCGACCAGGACCCGCTCACCGAGCCGGACCAGGTGCTCTGGCGCGCCGTCGTCGCCGCCCTGGCCGGGCGCGAGGAGGTCGCCCGGGGGCTGCTGGAGGACCTGGGCGGCGTGGCACCGCAGTTCCTCGAGGTCGCCCGCCGCTTCTCCTCCGCCGGGCTGGTGCCCGCCGAGGTGGTGGAGCGCATCCTGCCCCCGGCAGGGCACGAGCGATGA
- a CDS encoding GTP-binding protein, which yields MSRLDVAGGGDVARKGGPGIARAALLVVNKVDLAPHVGVDVPRMVSDATAARNGAPVLALSRHQPESVEQLRAWVRWMREEHVAGRHTPSDPGAAAPHVHAPGEADGLLHSHDTAPP from the coding sequence GTGAGCCGCCTGGACGTCGCCGGCGGCGGGGACGTCGCCCGCAAGGGCGGCCCGGGCATCGCCCGCGCCGCCCTGCTGGTCGTCAACAAGGTCGACCTGGCACCCCACGTCGGGGTCGACGTGCCCCGGATGGTCTCCGACGCCACGGCCGCCCGCAACGGCGCGCCCGTGCTGGCGCTGTCGCGCCACCAGCCGGAGAGCGTGGAGCAGCTGCGCGCATGGGTCCGGTGGATGCGCGAGGAGCACGTCGCGGGACGGCACACGCCGAGCGACCCCGGGGCCGCGGCACCGCACGTCCACGCCCCGGGAGAGGCGGACGGCCTCCTCCACTCCCACGACACCGCGCCCCCCTGA
- a CDS encoding urease subunit gamma: MLLTLHERERLMICTAAKLAEERRARGVKLNLPEATALITSFLLEGAQDGREVADLTDAGRDVLGRDEVMEGVPEMLGQLQGEATFPYGTKLITVTAPIS; this comes from the coding sequence GTGCTGCTGACGCTGCACGAGCGGGAACGGCTGATGATCTGCACCGCGGCCAAGCTCGCGGAGGAGCGCCGGGCCCGCGGGGTGAAGCTCAACCTCCCGGAGGCCACCGCGCTCATCACCTCCTTCCTCCTCGAGGGCGCCCAGGACGGCCGGGAGGTCGCGGACCTGACGGACGCCGGCCGCGACGTGCTGGGCCGCGACGAGGTGATGGAGGGGGTGCCGGAGATGCTGGGGCAGCTGCAGGGAGAGGCGACGTTCCCGTACGGCACCAAGCTGATCACCGTCACGGCGCCGATCTCGTGA
- a CDS encoding formylglycine-generating enzyme family protein has product MTADDLVWIPGGTFAMGSDDVYPEERPVHRVAVDGFWMDRHLVTTADFARFVAQTGHVTVAERRPDPADYPGVDPALLVPGSLVFTPPPHPVGLHDPRAWWSYVPGASWRHPEGPGSTVDGREDHPVVHVACEDAEAYARWAGEDLPTEAEWGLAARGGLEGAVYPWGDEFAPGGRTMANTWQGRFPWQDLGSDGYSRTSPVGAFPANGYGLHDAAGDVWEWTSDLYRPRHPEEVASACCVPRNPRVDAADQPWVPGLPDAAVPRRVVKGGSHLCAPDYCLRYRPAARQGEAVDTSTGHLGFRCVVRAGERAPADTAGAPPG; this is encoded by the coding sequence ATGACCGCCGACGACCTGGTGTGGATCCCCGGCGGGACGTTCGCGATGGGCTCGGACGACGTCTACCCCGAGGAGCGCCCGGTGCACCGGGTGGCCGTCGACGGCTTCTGGATGGACCGGCACCTGGTCACCACCGCCGACTTCGCCCGCTTCGTGGCGCAGACCGGGCACGTCACCGTGGCCGAGCGCCGCCCGGACCCGGCGGACTACCCCGGCGTGGACCCGGCGCTGCTGGTCCCGGGGTCGCTGGTGTTCACGCCCCCGCCGCACCCGGTGGGCCTGCACGACCCCCGGGCGTGGTGGAGCTACGTGCCCGGTGCGTCCTGGAGGCACCCCGAGGGCCCGGGCAGCACCGTGGACGGGCGCGAGGACCACCCCGTGGTGCACGTGGCCTGCGAGGACGCCGAGGCGTACGCGCGGTGGGCGGGCGAGGATCTGCCCACCGAGGCGGAGTGGGGGCTCGCCGCCCGCGGAGGGCTGGAGGGCGCCGTCTACCCCTGGGGCGACGAGTTCGCGCCCGGCGGGCGGACGATGGCGAACACCTGGCAGGGGCGGTTCCCGTGGCAGGACCTGGGCAGCGACGGGTACAGCCGCACCTCGCCCGTCGGGGCCTTCCCCGCCAACGGCTACGGGCTGCACGACGCGGCCGGCGACGTGTGGGAGTGGACCAGCGACCTGTACCGGCCGCGCCACCCGGAGGAGGTCGCCTCCGCGTGCTGCGTGCCGCGCAACCCGCGCGTCGACGCCGCCGACCAGCCCTGGGTCCCGGGCCTGCCGGACGCCGCCGTCCCCCGCCGGGTGGTCAAGGGCGGCTCGCACCTGTGCGCCCCCGACTACTGCCTGCGCTACCGCCCGGCCGCCCGGCAGGGCGAGGCGGTCGACACCTCCACCGGCCACCTCGGCTTCCGCTGCGTCGTGCGCGCGGGTGAGCGCGCTCCCGCGGACACGGCGGGAGCGCCGCCCGGCTGA
- a CDS encoding YhjD/YihY/BrkB family envelope integrity protein yields the protein MGRWPVVPVVCAAFLAWLYQVGQSADTRWRDALPGALLATAGLVVLLVGFRVYVDVASPQGPDVETGSDAVRVGGRFVGTALAAMLLVPALLRALTRAAAPVDLPHRGAAARVTGA from the coding sequence CTGGGGCGCTGGCCGGTGGTCCCGGTCGTGTGCGCCGCCTTCCTGGCCTGGCTCTACCAGGTCGGTCAGAGCGCGGACACGCGCTGGCGCGACGCGCTGCCCGGTGCGCTCCTCGCCACCGCCGGGCTCGTGGTCCTCCTGGTCGGGTTCCGGGTGTACGTCGACGTCGCTAGCCCTCAGGGGCCCGACGTCGAGACCGGCTCCGACGCGGTGCGCGTCGGAGGGCGGTTCGTCGGCACGGCGCTGGCGGCGATGCTGCTCGTCCCGGCCCTCCTCCGCGCCCTGACCCGGGCGGCCGCTCCGGTCGACCTGCCGCACCGGGGTGCCGCCGCCCGGGTCACCGGGGCGTAG